The proteins below come from a single Chitinophaga pinensis DSM 2588 genomic window:
- a CDS encoding Rieske (2Fe-2S) protein yields the protein MAKQYNWHRLSDLYAREGEIGVLEVQGKKICYTRYEEQIFAFAYKCPHASGIMADGFMDDAGNVVCPLHRYRFNVKNGYNSSGEGFYLKTYPLEQRADGLYIGLEKSSLFGW from the coding sequence ATGGCAAAGCAATACAACTGGCATCGTTTATCAGACCTGTACGCAAGAGAAGGTGAGATTGGCGTCCTGGAGGTCCAGGGTAAAAAGATCTGCTATACCAGATATGAAGAGCAGATCTTTGCCTTCGCCTATAAATGTCCTCACGCAAGCGGCATTATGGCGGATGGTTTTATGGATGATGCCGGTAATGTTGTTTGTCCCCTGCACCGTTACCGTTTTAATGTTAAAAACGGTTATAATAGCAGTGGAGAAGGGTTTTACCTCAAGACCTATCCCCTTGAGCAACGGGCAGATGGCCTTTATATCGGATTAGAGAAATCAAGCCTTTTCGGCTGGTAA
- a CDS encoding outer membrane beta-barrel protein, whose protein sequence is MKKLFFSIGLMAASLGVFAQDAKNAVANKAMGAASHSKDFLVIQLGYVGLSGTGASNINTGFNRQLNIAFMYDFPMQKTNFSLAAGLGIGSDHYMLKDQSLDLRNTSATPDFQGTDAYSKFKLATTYLEIPLELRYRQVPENANHGFKVGLGLKIGNLLNAHTRSVENIAGSKLIEKEASKRQFNTWRFTGTARVGYGNFAVYGTYAITTLFKDNGTYDVNPYSFGFMLSGL, encoded by the coding sequence ATGAAGAAATTATTCTTTTCGATCGGATTGATGGCGGCTTCTCTCGGTGTTTTTGCACAGGATGCCAAGAATGCAGTTGCTAATAAGGCCATGGGAGCAGCATCACATTCCAAGGATTTCTTAGTGATTCAGTTAGGTTACGTTGGATTGTCAGGAACAGGAGCCAGCAATATTAACACTGGATTTAACCGCCAGCTCAATATTGCTTTCATGTATGATTTCCCGATGCAGAAAACTAATTTCAGTCTTGCCGCAGGTTTGGGAATAGGGTCTGATCACTATATGTTGAAAGACCAGAGTCTGGATCTGAGAAATACATCCGCTACTCCTGATTTCCAGGGAACCGATGCATACAGCAAGTTTAAACTGGCGACTACTTACCTGGAAATTCCATTGGAACTGCGGTATCGTCAGGTGCCTGAGAATGCTAACCATGGTTTCAAAGTGGGATTAGGTCTGAAGATCGGTAACCTGCTCAATGCGCATACCCGTTCTGTTGAGAATATCGCAGGATCTAAGCTGATTGAGAAGGAAGCCAGCAAACGTCAGTTCAATACATGGCGCTTTACAGGTACTGCAAGAGTGGGTTATGGTAACTTCGCGGTGTATGGTACTTATGCCATCACCACCTTATTTAAGGACAATGGTACTTACGATGTAAACCCATATTCTTTCGGATTTATGCTGAGCGGTTTATAA
- a CDS encoding ArnT family glycosyltransferase translates to MTVYSISEKQVCRMMIGLLIFMHMTGLPVTIMEPDGALYAGIAKHMVQHHDYLNLVADGHDWLDKPHFPFWMAALSYLLFGFTSFAYKLPAFLLLMLGVIYTYKFAKDLLVYSEKVALWAVCIFLSAEHLVISSTDVRAEPYLTGLIIASVYHLYKRQLLPGALFAACAVMTKGPFALVPIGFAFIGQYTFTRQWKELFHWRWLVVALLIGIFITPELYALYQQFDAHPEKVVFGQTGVSGIRFFFWDSQFGRFMNNGPIKGHGDPSFFLHTLLWAFLPWSIFLYVAVVNFIRKGKSAPEYYCISAALSTFLLFSLSKFQLPHYLNIIFPFFAILTAKYIVDDVKEKVFRITQYILMGIMGVAIIAIWALYRPEIHFWAVGLIVIGTAVFIWFPLKGMPRVFFRTCIAAFLLNIFLNGLFYPDVLRYQSGSTAAFYANSELKGGAVGFYGLNSYAMEYYLDAPLLRYDTIPAGPSLVFTTAEHRDSLIAKGYAVKEIKSFAQFPVTRLDLQFVNFYTRESSLEKRFLILVNSF, encoded by the coding sequence ATGACAGTCTATTCTATCTCAGAGAAACAAGTCTGCCGGATGATGATCGGTCTGCTGATATTCATGCATATGACCGGTCTTCCCGTTACTATTATGGAACCCGATGGCGCCCTTTATGCCGGGATAGCCAAACATATGGTGCAGCATCATGACTACCTGAACCTGGTCGCTGATGGACATGACTGGCTGGATAAGCCACATTTTCCTTTCTGGATGGCTGCCCTCTCCTATCTGCTTTTCGGATTTACAAGTTTTGCCTATAAACTACCAGCGTTTTTATTGTTGATGCTGGGCGTGATCTATACTTATAAGTTTGCCAAAGACCTGTTGGTATACAGTGAAAAAGTAGCCCTCTGGGCAGTCTGTATCTTCCTCTCTGCGGAACACCTGGTCATATCCAGTACGGATGTACGAGCAGAGCCTTACCTGACAGGACTGATCATTGCCAGTGTTTATCACCTGTATAAACGGCAGCTGCTGCCGGGCGCTTTATTTGCTGCCTGCGCAGTGATGACAAAGGGGCCTTTTGCATTGGTTCCCATAGGGTTTGCTTTTATCGGTCAGTATACTTTTACCAGGCAATGGAAGGAGCTGTTTCACTGGCGCTGGCTAGTGGTAGCCCTGTTGATCGGTATTTTCATCACACCGGAATTATACGCGCTCTATCAACAGTTTGATGCGCATCCGGAGAAAGTAGTTTTTGGACAGACTGGCGTATCGGGTATCCGTTTCTTTTTCTGGGACAGCCAGTTTGGGCGTTTTATGAATAACGGACCCATTAAAGGGCATGGCGATCCCTCTTTTTTCCTGCATACCCTGTTATGGGCATTCCTGCCCTGGTCTATTTTCCTGTATGTTGCCGTCGTCAACTTTATCAGAAAAGGAAAATCAGCTCCTGAATATTATTGTATCAGCGCTGCTTTGTCGACCTTCCTGCTATTCTCTTTGTCGAAGTTCCAGTTACCACACTATCTGAATATCATCTTCCCTTTCTTTGCCATCTTAACGGCGAAGTATATTGTAGATGATGTGAAGGAAAAAGTGTTCCGGATTACGCAGTACATCCTGATGGGGATCATGGGTGTCGCTATTATCGCAATATGGGCGCTTTACAGACCTGAAATCCATTTTTGGGCCGTCGGGCTTATTGTGATAGGAACGGCCGTTTTTATATGGTTTCCGTTGAAAGGAATGCCACGTGTATTCTTCCGTACCTGCATAGCGGCATTTCTTTTAAATATTTTTCTCAATGGACTGTTCTATCCGGATGTGCTCCGATATCAAAGTGGAAGCACCGCCGCGTTCTATGCAAACAGTGAGCTGAAAGGTGGGGCGGTAGGTTTTTATGGGCTGAACTCATATGCGATGGAATATTACCTTGATGCTCCTCTCCTGCGATATGATACGATCCCTGCGGGGCCATCACTTGTTTTTACAACGGCGGAACACAGGGATTCTTTAATCGCAAAAGGATATGCCGTGAAGGAGATAAAATCATTTGCACAGTTCCCGGTGACCAGATTAGACTTGCAATTTGTAAATTTTTATACGCGGGAATCCTCGCTGGAAAAGCGTTTTCTGATATTGGTAAATTCTTTTTGA
- a CDS encoding DUF6922 domain-containing protein has translation MTLNYLYWNSATNFNIAKPTLSRRAFWDVDLKQLDFDRYPEFTLVRAMERGTSNDIREVIRCYGSDKVRFILTNAERLLPRAQVISRRLSIFTIVITNALRNTTSEELFNVLSRLMSLPELSDFRLVGGTALSLLRGHRESPSLSIKNYSKFPLSNQSIPETYSSRDQLHLIPQ, from the coding sequence ATGACACTAAATTATTTATATTGGAATAGTGCAACGAACTTTAACATAGCGAAACCGACATTGTCCCGTAGGGCTTTCTGGGACGTGGATTTAAAGCAATTAGATTTCGATCGGTATCCTGAGTTTACTCTTGTAAGAGCTATGGAACGAGGAACCTCGAATGATATTAGAGAAGTTATTCGTTGTTATGGCAGCGACAAAGTCCGGTTTATTCTCACGAACGCAGAGAGACTTTTGCCTCGGGCGCAAGTTATTTCACGCAGACTTTCCATCTTCACAATAGTGATTACAAATGCTCTACGGAACACAACGAGCGAAGAATTATTCAATGTTTTAAGTCGGTTAATGAGTTTACCTGAATTGTCTGACTTTAGATTAGTCGGAGGTACAGCACTCAGTTTGTTAAGAGGACACAGGGAATCTCCGTCCCTGTCCATTAAAAACTATTCAAAATTTCCTTTGTCAAATCAGTCAATTCCGGAAACGTACTCCTCCCGAGATCAATTACATTTAATCCCACAATAG
- a CDS encoding enoyl-CoA hydratase-related protein, which translates to MFTSLLLDIQDSVATITLNRPDVYNAFNDPLSYELQDALKQAEKDAAVRVVVLTGAGKAFCSGQDLKAAMNGEKRNLSESLHKRYNPIIRAIRNMPKPVICQLNGVAAGAGCSLALACDMIIASETASMVEIFINIALVLDSGSSYFLPRTVGYHKAFELATKASKMTALEAQQLGFINKVVPAGELEATVKAEAAFYANAPTKAIALLKKMLTKGMTENLDAVLDYEAYCQEIAGNTADNTEGIQAFLEKRKPVFKGV; encoded by the coding sequence ATGTTCACCTCTCTCTTGCTCGACATCCAGGATAGTGTTGCTACGATCACCCTCAACCGCCCGGATGTTTACAACGCATTTAATGATCCACTGAGCTATGAATTACAGGATGCCCTCAAACAGGCAGAGAAAGATGCTGCCGTCAGGGTAGTGGTATTGACTGGTGCAGGTAAAGCATTCTGTAGCGGCCAGGACCTCAAAGCCGCTATGAATGGCGAAAAACGTAATCTCAGTGAATCCCTGCATAAACGCTATAATCCTATCATCAGGGCCATCCGGAATATGCCGAAGCCTGTCATCTGCCAGTTAAACGGTGTGGCCGCAGGCGCTGGCTGCTCCCTGGCGCTGGCCTGTGATATGATCATCGCCAGCGAAACGGCATCCATGGTGGAGATCTTCATCAACATTGCGCTGGTGCTGGATTCAGGTTCCTCTTACTTCCTGCCACGTACCGTAGGCTATCACAAGGCATTTGAACTGGCTACCAAAGCCAGTAAAATGACGGCCCTGGAAGCCCAGCAACTGGGTTTTATCAATAAAGTGGTCCCTGCCGGAGAACTGGAAGCCACTGTAAAAGCGGAGGCAGCATTCTATGCCAACGCACCTACGAAAGCAATCGCCCTTTTGAAGAAAATGCTCACAAAGGGGATGACAGAAAACCTGGATGCAGTGCTCGATTATGAGGCTTATTGCCAGGAAATAGCAGGTAATACCGCTGATAATACAGAAGGGATACAGGCATTTCTGGAGAAACGTAAACCTGTTTTTAAAGGCGTCTGA
- the hflX gene encoding GTPase HflX — protein MIEKKQVVQQEERAVIVGVIHKEQSDRQVQEYLDELVFLAETAGAITVKKFTQKLARPDRATFVGKGKLEEIRDFIAGRNINLVIFDDELTGSQIANIEKVLNVKVIDRSDLILDIFARRARTAQAKVQVELAQYQYILPRLKGMWSHLERQGGGIGSRGPGETEIETDRRIIKEKVALLRKRLAEIDKQSLTQRKDRGEYIRVALVGYTNVGKSTIMNLMSKSEVFAENKLFATLDTTTRKVVFDQTAFLLSDTVGFIRKLPHHLVESFKSTLDEVRESDILLHVVDVSHPQYEDQVEVVNRTLHELKAFDKPIIMVFNKMDLYEEQTFDKWLTEDIKQDILNQLKENWQTRTQGNCVFISATERKNVEELRATILSKVVELYRVRYPYKSEYFY, from the coding sequence TTGATTGAAAAGAAACAAGTTGTACAACAGGAAGAACGGGCCGTTATTGTGGGCGTAATCCACAAGGAGCAGTCAGACCGTCAGGTACAGGAGTATCTGGATGAGCTGGTTTTCCTCGCTGAGACGGCTGGTGCTATAACTGTAAAAAAGTTCACCCAAAAACTGGCCCGTCCCGACAGAGCGACCTTCGTTGGAAAGGGTAAGCTGGAAGAGATCAGGGATTTCATTGCAGGAAGAAATATCAATCTGGTCATTTTTGACGATGAACTGACCGGTTCTCAGATAGCGAACATAGAGAAAGTGCTGAATGTGAAGGTGATAGACCGTAGTGACCTCATTCTGGACATCTTTGCCCGCCGTGCCCGTACGGCTCAGGCGAAAGTGCAGGTAGAGCTGGCCCAGTACCAGTATATCCTGCCACGTCTGAAAGGTATGTGGAGTCACCTGGAAAGACAGGGAGGTGGTATCGGTAGCCGTGGTCCGGGTGAAACGGAGATTGAAACAGACCGTCGTATCATTAAGGAAAAGGTAGCCCTGCTCAGGAAAAGGCTGGCGGAAATTGATAAGCAGTCACTTACCCAGCGTAAGGACCGTGGTGAATACATCCGTGTAGCCCTGGTAGGATATACCAACGTGGGTAAGAGTACCATCATGAACCTGATGAGTAAAAGCGAGGTATTTGCCGAAAACAAGCTGTTTGCGACGCTGGATACGACTACCCGTAAGGTGGTATTTGACCAGACCGCATTCCTGCTGAGCGATACCGTAGGGTTTATCCGTAAACTCCCTCACCACCTGGTAGAGAGCTTCAAATCGACCCTGGATGAGGTAAGAGAAAGCGATATTCTGCTGCATGTAGTGGATGTTTCCCATCCACAGTATGAAGACCAGGTAGAGGTGGTAAACCGCACATTGCACGAACTGAAGGCCTTCGATAAGCCTATCATCATGGTCTTCAATAAGATGGACCTGTATGAAGAGCAGACGTTCGACAAATGGCTGACGGAGGATATCAAACAGGATATTCTGAATCAGCTGAAGGAAAACTGGCAGACCAGAACCCAGGGTAACTGTGTGTTTATTTCTGCAACGGAGCGCAAAAATGTCGAAGAACTGCGGGCGACTATCCTCAGTAAGGTAGTGGAACTGTATCGGGTACGTTATCCTTACAAGAGCGAATATTTCTATTAA
- a CDS encoding metalloprotease family protein, which translates to MLVQGNYIALVTAPGVVVHEFAHQFFCRLFGVAIFDVKYFQMGDPVGYVQHEPVRNPVHQLFIGTGPFFINTILALLIAFPAAIPVFLFNDGSVFDFLLLYLGMSIGMHAFPSTGDAKVLWDTLWLGKNVSLWLRIVTLPIVGLIYLGALGSMVWLNLAYGMGIAFGLPILIVRYFA; encoded by the coding sequence ATGCTCGTACAAGGTAATTATATAGCGCTTGTTACTGCTCCCGGTGTAGTAGTACACGAATTTGCACACCAGTTTTTCTGTCGCTTGTTTGGCGTTGCCATCTTCGATGTAAAATATTTTCAGATGGGTGATCCGGTAGGTTATGTGCAACACGAACCGGTGCGCAATCCCGTACACCAGTTGTTTATCGGTACCGGCCCCTTCTTCATCAATACCATCCTGGCCTTACTGATCGCATTCCCTGCCGCTATCCCCGTATTCCTGTTTAACGATGGCTCCGTATTTGACTTTCTGCTCTTATACCTGGGCATGTCTATCGGCATGCATGCCTTTCCAAGTACCGGCGATGCAAAAGTCCTGTGGGATACGTTATGGCTGGGAAAAAATGTATCGTTGTGGTTAAGGATCGTAACGCTTCCTATTGTAGGGCTGATTTACCTGGGCGCCCTGGGTTCTATGGTCTGGCTCAACCTGGCCTATGGAATGGGTATTGCATTCGGACTTCCCATACTTATTGTCAGATACTTTGCATAA
- a CDS encoding alpha/beta hydrolase family protein, whose product MHKSLLLTSLFISTMAVAQQKMTPELLWQLGRVSGEAITADGKTVIYGVSQYNIAENKSDKDLFAIPLAGGTAIQITKEPGAEGEVSAISGQKIAYVFKGQRWEMNADGSGATQITTVEGGLQNMRISPDGKHILFSKEVKLKKISGSDHYPDLPKSNVQIYDNLNYRHWDTWEDGNFQHIFFATYENGQVGTPVDIMEGELYDSPQMPFGGAEDVIWSPDGKSILYVTKKKFGKEYATSTNTNVYEYNLESHATKNLSEGLAGYNVAPAFSPDGKYLAWLGMAKDGFEADKNDIIVLNRTTGARTNLTKDWDGTVASISWSKDNKQLFFLAVVKGTEQLHEITLQKDVAATNAKHIRQVTDGEFDISGIIGQSGNTLVVSRTDMNHAAELFTVQLPKGILQPLTTVNKEVYDKTGMCKVEKRWIKTTDNKEMLAWVIFPPDFDPAKKYPTLLYCQGGPQSALSQFYSYRWNFQLMASQGYIVVAPNRRGMPGHGVEWNAAISKDWGGQPIRDYLSAIDAVSQEPYVDKNRLGAVGASYGGYSVYMLAGVHNNRFKSFIAHDGLFDLKSWYGTTEELWFANWDIGAYWDPANAKIYKEFNPSEYANKWNTPIMVIQGGTDFRVGIEQGLQAFQLAQLKGIKSKLLYFPEENHWVLRAQNALVWQREFFQWLKETL is encoded by the coding sequence ATGCATAAATCACTTTTGTTAACATCACTTTTTATATCAACTATGGCAGTGGCCCAGCAGAAAATGACGCCCGAGCTGCTCTGGCAATTGGGCAGAGTAAGCGGAGAGGCGATTACGGCAGACGGAAAGACAGTTATCTATGGCGTATCACAATACAATATCGCTGAAAATAAGAGCGATAAAGACCTATTCGCCATACCATTAGCAGGAGGGACCGCTATACAGATCACGAAAGAACCAGGTGCAGAAGGAGAGGTGAGCGCGATCAGCGGCCAGAAAATCGCCTACGTCTTCAAAGGACAACGCTGGGAAATGAATGCTGACGGCTCCGGCGCCACACAGATCACTACTGTGGAAGGCGGTCTGCAGAACATGCGTATCTCCCCGGACGGTAAACATATCCTGTTTTCCAAAGAAGTGAAATTGAAAAAGATCAGCGGCAGCGACCATTACCCTGACCTGCCAAAATCCAATGTACAGATCTATGACAACCTGAACTACCGCCATTGGGACACCTGGGAAGACGGTAACTTCCAGCATATCTTCTTTGCCACCTATGAAAATGGCCAGGTTGGAACACCTGTAGATATCATGGAAGGCGAACTGTATGATAGCCCGCAGATGCCTTTCGGCGGAGCTGAAGACGTCATCTGGAGCCCGGACGGTAAAAGCATCCTCTACGTTACCAAGAAGAAATTCGGTAAAGAGTATGCGACCAGCACCAATACCAATGTCTACGAATACAATCTCGAATCCCATGCAACCAAAAACCTGTCCGAAGGACTCGCTGGCTACAATGTAGCCCCTGCATTCAGTCCGGACGGTAAATACCTGGCATGGCTCGGTATGGCAAAAGACGGTTTTGAAGCGGATAAAAACGATATCATTGTACTGAACCGTACCACCGGCGCCCGTACCAATCTTACAAAAGACTGGGATGGAACCGTAGCCTCTATCTCCTGGAGCAAAGACAATAAACAACTCTTCTTCCTCGCTGTAGTAAAAGGCACCGAGCAACTGCACGAAATCACCCTGCAGAAAGACGTAGCTGCTACCAATGCCAAACATATCCGCCAGGTAACAGACGGCGAATTTGATATCAGCGGCATCATCGGACAGTCTGGCAATACCCTTGTTGTAAGCCGCACTGATATGAACCATGCTGCCGAACTCTTCACCGTACAGCTACCAAAAGGTATACTGCAGCCACTGACCACCGTAAATAAAGAAGTGTACGACAAAACGGGTATGTGTAAAGTGGAAAAACGCTGGATCAAAACCACAGATAATAAAGAAATGCTGGCCTGGGTGATCTTCCCACCTGATTTCGATCCTGCAAAGAAATACCCCACCCTATTATATTGCCAGGGTGGTCCGCAGTCAGCATTGTCCCAGTTCTATTCCTACCGCTGGAACTTCCAGCTGATGGCTTCCCAGGGATATATCGTCGTAGCGCCTAACCGCCGCGGTATGCCGGGTCATGGCGTAGAATGGAACGCCGCTATCAGTAAAGACTGGGGTGGACAACCGATCCGTGATTACCTGAGCGCCATTGACGCCGTAAGTCAGGAACCTTATGTTGATAAAAACCGTCTTGGTGCGGTAGGCGCGAGCTACGGCGGTTACTCTGTTTACATGCTGGCAGGCGTTCACAACAATCGCTTCAAATCATTCATTGCGCATGACGGTCTGTTTGACCTGAAAAGCTGGTACGGTACTACCGAAGAACTCTGGTTTGCCAATTGGGATATCGGAGCTTACTGGGATCCGGCTAACGCGAAAATCTACAAAGAATTCAATCCAAGCGAATATGCCAACAAATGGAATACTCCTATCATGGTCATCCAGGGTGGTACCGACTTCCGTGTAGGCATCGAGCAGGGTTTACAGGCTTTCCAGCTGGCACAGCTGAAAGGTATCAAGAGCAAACTGCTCTATTTCCCTGAAGAAAATCACTGGGTACTGAGAGCGCAGAATGCGCTGGTATGGCAACGTGAGTTCTTCCAGTGGCTAAAAGAAACACTTTAA